A region of Thermococcus piezophilus DNA encodes the following proteins:
- a CDS encoding sodium-dependent transporter produces MRKISVLMAFLITGYILGIWNFLVLPKYYITFGLKGFLVSLIPMLIALFLIYSEAESTKRTRYLIYELFFKIARTPALIFTLIMFLLIMLGLTTYYTSYSLIYIFGLDASYVPILGVVTVLISAVLLLMAKGRTLEFISVISIIFLLFAIISAVLIRNQALSTVTTPHAVQYMERAVSSITSFDQPLTFKGVLYMLVSVLISFGLGAGVYYVVGSFTPEELDLRKVLGIVFILQIVLSFAAAFTVAYSLGAAYQGFDRSFHNPNIPSEESMNLFLKFTDLKEYATDSTRSPIDSIEVFYSIPEVLKGNIANADRLIYLLMLSLYFAGLTTIILLIEMGSQILSEVIQLDRSRSLAIVSLIGMIIASLMMVSDIRMMFVVVPFSVGALIAAAEAYPLLSSELAHNKGAVAAVILLLLLGGLVTLYYTFRTSLTTVKIGALLSLVLFVPMLMNGMLIKGRR; encoded by the coding sequence ATGAGAAAAATAAGCGTCCTTATGGCGTTCTTAATAACCGGGTACATTCTTGGAATCTGGAACTTCCTGGTTCTGCCGAAGTATTACATAACCTTCGGACTGAAGGGCTTTTTGGTTTCGCTGATTCCAATGCTGATAGCCCTGTTCCTGATCTACAGTGAAGCCGAGAGCACTAAAAGGACAAGGTATCTAATCTATGAGCTGTTCTTTAAGATAGCGAGGACACCCGCTCTGATATTCACCCTGATAATGTTCCTGCTGATAATGCTCGGTTTAACAACATACTACACCTCCTACAGCCTCATATACATCTTCGGACTTGACGCGAGCTACGTTCCCATCTTGGGGGTTGTAACGGTTCTAATCTCCGCAGTACTTTTACTCATGGCCAAGGGCAGGACCCTTGAGTTCATTTCTGTTATATCCATAATCTTCTTGCTCTTCGCCATAATCTCAGCGGTTCTTATTAGGAACCAGGCCCTGAGCACTGTTACCACCCCACATGCTGTTCAGTACATGGAGAGAGCAGTTTCATCAATAACTTCCTTTGACCAACCCCTGACGTTCAAAGGAGTTCTTTACATGCTTGTTTCAGTGCTCATCTCCTTCGGCCTTGGCGCGGGAGTCTACTACGTGGTGGGCAGCTTTACTCCCGAGGAGCTTGACCTGAGGAAGGTTCTGGGCATAGTGTTCATACTCCAAATAGTACTCAGTTTTGCCGCAGCATTCACCGTTGCTTACTCCCTCGGTGCAGCCTATCAGGGATTCGATAGGAGTTTCCACAATCCCAATATCCCATCAGAGGAGTCCATGAATCTCTTCCTCAAGTTCACAGACCTCAAGGAGTATGCCACCGACAGCACCAGGAGCCCGATAGACTCGATTGAGGTCTTCTACTCGATCCCCGAGGTCCTCAAGGGCAACATAGCAAATGCTGACAGGTTAATCTACCTGCTCATGCTTTCACTGTACTTCGCAGGCCTAACAACCATCATACTCCTTATCGAGATGGGCAGCCAGATACTTTCAGAGGTCATACAGCTCGACAGGAGCAGGAGCCTTGCCATTGTTTCATTAATTGGCATGATAATAGCCAGCCTCATGATGGTCAGTGATATCAGAATGATGTTCGTAGTTGTGCCCTTCAGTGTTGGTGCCCTCATAGCTGCAGCAGAGGCTTATCCACTCCTGTCCTCCGAGTTGGCCCACAACAAAGGAGCCGTGGCGGCAGTGATACTCCTGCTCTTATTAGGTGGTCTGGTGACCCTCTACTACACCTTCAGGACATCTTTGACTACGGTGAAGATAGGCGCACTGCTCAGCCTCGTTCTCTTTGTGCCGATGCTTATGAATGGCATGCTGATAAAAGGCAGGCGTTGA
- a CDS encoding 16S rRNA methyltransferase, translating to MLHLVIADSELELVPKSIRNHPVVVNYARRKGKRPEEVLLDSTYHHTALKKLEDGERRGRPDIVHICLLNALESIADKKGLLRVYVHTRNDEVIYIKPETRIPRNYNRFVGLMESLFKNRVVPRDLELLRMEKKGLKELIDEIKPDGVFIMHENGELLKPQEFGKTLAEIHEPLVVVGGFSHGDFRSEILGKKISIYKAPLMAWTVVNEVITNFEHWVF from the coding sequence ATGCTCCACCTGGTGATAGCTGACTCGGAGCTAGAGCTTGTTCCGAAGAGCATAAGGAACCATCCAGTGGTGGTGAACTACGCCAGGAGAAAAGGCAAGAGGCCAGAGGAAGTGCTCCTGGACAGCACTTACCACCATACGGCACTGAAAAAACTTGAAGACGGTGAGAGACGGGGAAGGCCGGACATAGTACACATCTGCCTTCTCAATGCCCTCGAAAGCATAGCAGACAAGAAGGGCCTGCTGAGGGTTTACGTTCACACGAGGAACGACGAAGTGATTTACATAAAACCTGAGACTAGGATTCCAAGGAATTACAACCGCTTCGTTGGCCTGATGGAGAGCCTTTTTAAGAACCGTGTCGTGCCGAGAGACTTGGAGCTCCTCAGGATGGAAAAGAAGGGCCTCAAAGAGCTCATCGACGAGATTAAACCAGACGGCGTTTTTATCATGCACGAAAACGGGGAGCTCCTGAAGCCCCAGGAATTCGGGAAAACCCTTGCCGAAATCCATGAACCCCTTGTGGTTGTCGGTGGATTCTCTCACGGGGACTTCAGAAGTGAAATCTTAGGGAAAAAAATAAGCATTTACAAAGCCCCACTGATGGCATGGACGGTTGTAAACGAGGTAATTACCAACTTTGAACATTGGGTTTTCTAA
- a CDS encoding metallophosphoesterase family protein translates to MQIKLPLFRKRVLELLASSDETKVMHISDTPESSYRFIEGLIEKVRLDYVIHTGDLADNIKLERKPHLRRRYKGALRKLARMFGGFNARIYIVPGNEDDLEMLREFFGENLVEPGSVVDIEGTRFALGHTWKDVVDLDADFKLYGHNFKLIERGLNGVLGVNFVLLPSRRTYRVKYPPGTDFERGYKMWRGM, encoded by the coding sequence ATGCAGATTAAACTGCCCCTGTTCAGAAAGAGAGTCCTGGAACTATTGGCCTCCTCTGACGAGACAAAAGTCATGCACATAAGCGATACTCCAGAGAGCTCCTACCGCTTCATAGAGGGACTCATTGAGAAGGTTAGACTTGACTATGTAATCCATACTGGGGATTTGGCCGACAATATAAAACTCGAGAGGAAGCCGCATCTTAGGCGTCGCTACAAGGGGGCCCTGAGAAAGCTCGCGAGGATGTTCGGCGGGTTCAATGCGCGAATATACATTGTTCCTGGTAACGAGGACGACTTGGAGATGTTGCGGGAGTTCTTTGGTGAGAACCTCGTCGAACCCGGGAGCGTTGTGGATATAGAGGGTACCCGCTTTGCTCTCGGGCACACGTGGAAGGACGTTGTCGATCTCGATGCGGACTTCAAGCTCTACGGCCACAACTTCAAGCTCATTGAGAGGGGCCTGAACGGTGTTCTTGGGGTAAACTTCGTCCTCCTTCCGAGCAGGAGAACCTATAGGGTCAAGTATCCTCCCGGGACCGACTTTGAGAGGGGATACAAGATGTGGAGGGGTATGTAA